Proteins from one Bacteroides mediterraneensis genomic window:
- a CDS encoding DUF3945 domain-containing protein: MDTNTNDYILVLEDKESKKLSVVSSVDAEGKVQTVEPLDVHSGQFMKFSENDSIFKNFMENFTRQFNDPSRTGLYRLVADKVESSVMILQEMLQQPQENEEQLKLMRVNLEDYAPKEQLGRVNEERIDWNELTAIGITREQLKASGNLEKMLGWGKSNLMPIAVPFGDKTIYTEARLAFREDTDANLALAIHTIRKEPRLDFPFMGVEFSEEDKKMLRETGNLGRLADVTPKNGEPFKAFISVDAQTNELIALRADRVRVPDEIKGVKLSEQQKADLAMGKAVAVENMISKAGKPFNAQIQINADKKGIEFKFDNTPRQSVTLHVNQEQQKGVSRKICGVELTEKQQAALNEGRTLYIKNMVDKAGQPFNAYVKFDKEENRPRFYRWNPDRKQEQGEAKVVALAEENKTQVAVNNEGKTNEATKHVKEPLKKEQTEPTEKQKKEVQKKKGRKI; the protein is encoded by the coding sequence ATGGATACGAACACCAATGACTACATCCTTGTACTGGAGGATAAGGAATCGAAAAAGTTATCAGTAGTTTCATCAGTTGATGCAGAAGGTAAGGTACAGACAGTTGAGCCACTTGATGTACATTCAGGACAGTTCATGAAATTCAGTGAAAATGACAGTATTTTCAAGAACTTCATGGAGAACTTTACCAGACAGTTTAATGATCCTTCAAGAACCGGACTGTACAGACTGGTTGCAGACAAAGTGGAAAGCTCTGTAATGATTCTCCAGGAAATGCTTCAGCAACCGCAAGAGAATGAAGAACAGCTGAAACTGATGCGTGTGAATCTGGAGGACTATGCTCCAAAAGAACAGCTTGGCCGGGTAAACGAAGAACGTATTGATTGGAATGAGCTTACGGCAATTGGAATCACTCGTGAACAGTTGAAGGCTTCGGGTAATCTTGAAAAGATGCTTGGATGGGGAAAGAGTAATTTGATGCCTATTGCAGTTCCTTTTGGCGATAAGACTATCTATACGGAAGCCAGACTTGCTTTTCGTGAAGATACTGACGCTAATCTTGCACTAGCTATTCATACAATCAGAAAAGAACCACGGTTGGACTTTCCTTTCATGGGTGTTGAGTTTTCAGAGGAAGACAAGAAGATGCTCCGTGAAACGGGTAATCTTGGAAGACTGGCTGACGTTACTCCTAAAAACGGAGAACCGTTTAAGGCTTTCATATCTGTTGATGCACAAACGAACGAGCTGATAGCTTTGAGGGCTGACCGTGTACGTGTCCCTGATGAAATCAAGGGTGTTAAGCTTTCCGAACAACAGAAGGCAGATCTTGCTATGGGTAAGGCTGTTGCTGTGGAGAATATGATTTCCAAAGCAGGTAAGCCTTTCAATGCTCAGATTCAGATTAATGCCGATAAGAAGGGTATCGAATTCAAGTTTGACAATACTCCAAGGCAGAGTGTGACTCTGCATGTAAATCAGGAACAACAGAAAGGTGTTTCAAGGAAAATTTGCGGAGTGGAACTTACAGAAAAACAGCAGGCTGCACTTAATGAAGGACGTACACTCTATATCAAGAATATGGTTGATAAAGCCGGACAGCCTTTCAATGCATACGTTAAGTTTGACAAGGAAGAAAACCGACCGAGGTTTTACAGATGGAATCCGGACAGGAAACAGGAACAGGGTGAAGCGAAAGTTGTTGCTCTAGCTGAAGAAAACAAGACTCAGGTTGCCGTGAATAATGAAGGCAAAACTAATGAGGCAACTAAACATGTAAAAGAACCTCTAAAAAAGGAACAGACAGAGCCTACTGAAAAACAGAAGAAAGAGGTTCAAAAGAAAAAAGGTCGTAAAATCTAA
- a CDS encoding helix-turn-helix domain-containing protein codes for MNLGNAIKTLRKNKNISQKTLADMCEISANAMCNIESGKSFPGKETVNKICEALNIPESYLLLFSLSEEDIPENKRILYRTLCEPLKNELLRDL; via the coding sequence ATGAATTTAGGGAACGCAATAAAAACATTGAGAAAAAATAAGAATATTTCTCAGAAAACATTAGCAGATATGTGTGAAATATCAGCTAATGCAATGTGTAATATCGAATCGGGTAAGTCATTTCCTGGTAAGGAAACAGTTAATAAGATATGTGAGGCTTTAAATATACCAGAGTCTTATTTATTGTTATTTAGTTTGTCTGAAGAGGATATACCTGAGAATAAAAGAATATTGTACAGGACATTATGCGAACCTCTAAAAAATGAACTATTGAGAGATCTTTAG
- a CDS encoding N-6 DNA methylase, translating into MSYNKKVVLRNNIEAIRTVLLLEAEKRIPSKEEREILGRYNGFGGLKCVLNPASTLADRSRWAKSELELFPMVQELQQVIKEGAANPVQAKLLMDSIKSSVLTSFYTDTRVTDTIASSFADNGIKFETFLDPSVGMGSFINSFGKNAKERFCFEKDLLTGIIMKALNSTGKVFLHNRGFEEISPELMNHFDCISSNIPFGNYVVYDRAYSKSKEEAKVLSTRAIHNYFFVKGLDTLREGGILAFITSQGLLDSPSNKPIREYLMNNSSLVSAIRLPENLFTENAGTEVGSDLIVLQKNTGKGIVSEQERLFIETVDVPDPDNPDKVLFTHNAMFATESMENCVATSRKLSTNPYGKKCMVYNHESGIEGICSDLKLKLDRDISNELSKGLFYGDDDYVEKLQGEMETKQAFTYMPKEVADKIPALYETDGGLIGDKVAYIRYFMPFGAYTCYVLEADRKTGDLFTLTTMGYGWELGYASLHEIEEVEVRGVRIERDIHFEPAKLHEIQELKEYVGNRYTPEVVDAVAEEIKEPVQLSVKAIGDALKAYESMAKIDSNTEAILQEAAKHGYITILSGSQAHWLDEGLERACRELEGMSLREWRKENMDPSVYGYMYKKEIEEEERQKSTEVEKAPEGVPVLTLFDLYESARTDIESPREMDGQTVYFDDEHHPISVMVEDEDYNLPDKAIQAWAEEVERFNQEIKASTPKVTPAPSEKKRTGKQQTTKQKVGQIKGNNRSGRTKKIQTNNVQLDLFSELLIDDGKRNIIPPKVESKPIIDTTPRPYNTMMSSHLKDGSIVRQGTQLGFLSNTSFGNPTFNPLDLPIGQLTKLGKYIDLRDCYHRLYDNESETRTEDKEERSKLNRLYDDFVGFYGFLNTKKNLDVLKMDPGSTEILFLERSREGQFIKADIFDHPVSFQVNEVKTVTTSLEGLAASLNKYGDVNLPYICSLLPDKEEDEIISDLDGRIYYNPLEGGYEIADRFISGNVVEKAEQVEWWLENHPGNEEAKKSLEALKAAVPTPISFGELDFNFGERWIPAKVYEKFACEFFETDVSVRFAASADEYSVKCSSKNGNINHKYAVKGEFKTYDGINLMKHALHNTIPDITKSKTVVDFNGNETEIKVRDGAAIQLANTKIEEIRNGFTDWLQSQPDGFKNKLAEKYNRLFNCFVRPNYDGSHQEFPQLDLKGLGFPDLYKSQKDAIWMLKVNNGGICDHQVGAGKTVIMCCAAYEMKRLGIVNKPMIIGLKAIVFDIANTFRKAYPNARVLYPGKNDFTPQNRQRIFNDIKNNDWDCIILTHEQFGMIPQSLDIQQAILQKELDSVEENLQVLIEQGKEVSRAMLKGVEKRKMNLEAKLKSIADDIASRKDDVVDFKRMGIDHLFVDESHKFKNLMFNTRHDRVAGLGNSNGSLRALNMLFAIRTIQERTGKDLGATFLSGTTISNSLTELYLLFKYLRPQALEKQNINSFDAWAAVFAKKTTDYEFSVTNEIVQKERFRHFIKVPELAAFYAEICDYRTAKDIGIDRPEKNEILHNIPPTPVQEEFIKKLVEFARTGDATLLGREPLSQKEENAKMLIATDYARKMSLDMRMIDPSYEDHVDNKASHCAKMISEYYKKFDFVKGTQFVFSDLGTYKPGEWSVYSEIKRKLVEDYGIPSSEVRFIQECKTEQAKKAMIEGMNKGTIRVLFGSTEMLGTGVNAQERAVAVHHLDTPWVPSALEQRDGRAVRKGNWVAKQHADNKVDVIVYAVEKSLDSYKFNLLHNKQLFINQLKTNSLGKRTIDEGGMDEQNGLNFSEYVAILSGNTDLLEKAKLEKKITALESERKSFAKERDEARFRLNTIDKSIDFHTRQANEAKADMEQFNRLARKDSDGNLLNDLKLNGIENQDIKVLAAKLQEISNKARTNGEYQQIGEIYGFHVVVKSEASQKDMFDFVDNRFMVKGMGNIYYTHNNGHLANDPKLACTNFLSALEKIPKVIENHERELEKVKRDVETYKAIASGEWKKEGELRKLKSELSELDRKISLTINKNKEEDNNVGLNVETSNRKQQKVINEKAKIKMT; encoded by the coding sequence ATGTCATATAACAAGAAGGTTGTTCTCCGTAACAACATTGAGGCTATACGTACAGTATTGCTTCTTGAAGCGGAAAAAAGGATACCGAGTAAGGAGGAAAGGGAGATTCTTGGCAGATATAATGGATTTGGCGGATTGAAGTGTGTCCTGAATCCGGCAAGTACGTTGGCTGACCGTTCCAGATGGGCTAAATCGGAACTTGAACTTTTTCCTATGGTTCAGGAGTTACAACAGGTAATCAAGGAAGGTGCTGCAAATCCGGTACAGGCTAAACTGCTCATGGATAGTATCAAATCAAGTGTGCTTACTTCTTTCTATACTGATACAAGGGTAACTGATACCATAGCATCAAGTTTTGCCGATAACGGTATCAAGTTTGAAACTTTTTTGGATCCTTCGGTCGGTATGGGTTCTTTTATCAACTCATTCGGGAAAAATGCAAAGGAAAGATTCTGTTTTGAAAAGGATCTGCTCACGGGAATAATAATGAAAGCTTTGAACAGTACCGGAAAGGTCTTTCTGCACAATCGTGGTTTTGAGGAAATATCACCTGAGCTGATGAATCATTTCGACTGTATTTCCAGTAATATTCCTTTTGGCAATTATGTGGTATATGACCGTGCATATTCCAAATCAAAGGAGGAAGCAAAAGTCTTGTCAACTCGTGCCATTCATAACTATTTCTTTGTAAAAGGTCTTGATACTCTTCGGGAAGGTGGAATACTTGCTTTTATTACTTCACAGGGTTTGTTGGATTCACCCTCCAACAAACCTATTAGGGAGTATCTGATGAATAATTCAAGTCTTGTTTCTGCTATCCGTTTGCCAGAAAATTTATTTACAGAAAATGCTGGGACGGAGGTTGGCAGTGACTTGATTGTTTTGCAGAAAAATACGGGTAAAGGTATTGTTTCCGAACAGGAACGCTTGTTTATAGAAACGGTTGATGTTCCCGATCCTGATAATCCTGATAAGGTATTGTTTACTCATAATGCCATGTTTGCAACGGAAAGCATGGAGAATTGTGTGGCTACATCAAGAAAACTTTCGACTAATCCTTATGGCAAGAAATGTATGGTATATAACCATGAAAGTGGAATTGAAGGTATATGTAGTGACTTGAAATTAAAGCTGGACAGGGATATATCAAATGAGTTGTCAAAAGGACTGTTCTATGGAGATGATGACTATGTGGAGAAACTTCAAGGTGAAATGGAAACTAAACAGGCTTTTACCTATATGCCGAAGGAAGTTGCTGATAAGATTCCTGCACTGTATGAAACGGATGGTGGACTGATTGGTGATAAGGTAGCTTATATAAGATATTTTATGCCATTTGGTGCATATACTTGTTATGTGCTTGAAGCGGATAGGAAAACAGGAGATTTGTTTACACTGACTACAATGGGCTATGGATGGGAACTTGGATATGCTTCTCTTCATGAGATTGAGGAAGTTGAAGTAAGAGGTGTAAGGATAGAACGTGATATTCATTTTGAACCGGCTAAGCTTCATGAAATCCAGGAGTTGAAAGAATATGTAGGCAACCGTTATACTCCTGAAGTGGTGGATGCTGTAGCAGAAGAGATAAAAGAGCCTGTTCAACTTTCTGTTAAGGCTATAGGCGATGCTTTGAAAGCTTATGAGTCTATGGCTAAGATTGATAGTAATACAGAGGCTATTCTTCAGGAAGCTGCCAAACACGGATATATTACTATTTTGTCCGGTTCTCAGGCTCACTGGCTTGATGAAGGTCTTGAACGGGCATGTAGAGAACTGGAGGGAATGAGTTTGCGGGAATGGAGGAAGGAGAATATGGATCCTTCCGTTTATGGCTATATGTATAAGAAAGAGATTGAGGAAGAGGAACGTCAGAAGAGTACGGAAGTAGAAAAAGCTCCTGAAGGTGTGCCGGTTCTTACTCTGTTTGATCTGTATGAAAGTGCAAGAACAGATATAGAGTCTCCACGTGAAATGGACGGTCAGACTGTGTACTTTGATGACGAGCATCATCCCATTTCTGTTATGGTAGAGGATGAAGATTATAATCTTCCGGATAAGGCTATACAGGCATGGGCTGAAGAAGTGGAACGGTTCAATCAGGAAATAAAGGCTTCTACTCCTAAAGTTACTCCGGCTCCATCTGAAAAGAAACGTACTGGTAAACAGCAAACGACCAAACAGAAAGTCGGACAAATCAAAGGTAACAACCGATCAGGCAGAACAAAGAAAATTCAGACTAACAACGTGCAGCTTGACTTGTTTTCTGAATTGCTTATAGATGATGGAAAACGTAACATTATACCACCAAAAGTAGAGTCGAAACCGATAATAGATACTACTCCACGACCTTATAATACAATGATGTCTTCGCATCTGAAGGACGGTTCTATAGTAAGGCAAGGTACACAGCTTGGATTTCTGTCGAATACTTCCTTTGGTAATCCAACTTTCAATCCGCTTGATCTTCCAATCGGTCAATTGACAAAATTAGGCAAGTACATTGATTTAAGGGATTGCTATCATCGTTTGTATGACAACGAGAGTGAAACAAGGACGGAAGACAAGGAGGAACGCAGTAAACTGAACCGGCTTTATGATGATTTTGTAGGTTTCTATGGCTTTCTGAATACAAAAAAGAATTTGGATGTGCTGAAAATGGATCCTGGTTCTACTGAGATACTTTTTCTTGAACGTTCACGTGAAGGACAGTTTATAAAAGCTGATATTTTCGACCATCCTGTTTCGTTTCAAGTGAATGAAGTCAAGACTGTTACGACTTCACTTGAAGGACTTGCTGCTTCTTTGAACAAGTACGGTGATGTGAATTTGCCTTATATATGTTCGCTTTTGCCTGATAAGGAGGAAGATGAGATAATTTCTGATTTGGACGGACGAATCTATTATAATCCTCTTGAAGGAGGTTATGAGATTGCAGACAGATTCATATCCGGCAATGTAGTGGAAAAGGCAGAGCAGGTGGAATGGTGGCTAGAGAATCATCCTGGCAATGAAGAGGCAAAAAAGAGTCTTGAAGCATTGAAGGCTGCTGTACCTACGCCAATATCTTTCGGAGAGCTTGATTTTAATTTCGGTGAAAGATGGATTCCTGCAAAGGTATATGAAAAGTTTGCGTGTGAGTTTTTTGAAACAGACGTAAGTGTGCGCTTTGCAGCAAGTGCAGATGAATATTCTGTAAAGTGCAGTAGTAAAAACGGTAATATTAATCATAAGTATGCCGTCAAGGGCGAGTTCAAGACTTATGACGGTATAAACCTGATGAAACATGCTTTGCATAATACGATACCGGACATAACAAAAAGCAAGACTGTTGTTGATTTTAATGGTAATGAAACTGAAATTAAGGTAAGGGATGGTGCAGCCATTCAGTTGGCCAATACAAAGATTGAAGAAATCCGGAATGGGTTTACAGATTGGCTACAGTCGCAGCCGGATGGATTCAAGAACAAGTTGGCAGAAAAATACAACAGGTTGTTTAACTGTTTTGTACGTCCTAATTATGATGGAAGTCATCAGGAGTTTCCGCAGCTTGATTTGAAAGGTTTGGGCTTTCCTGATTTGTATAAGAGTCAGAAAGATGCTATCTGGATGCTGAAGGTGAATAATGGTGGTATATGCGACCATCAGGTGGGAGCCGGAAAGACTGTTATCATGTGTTGTGCTGCATACGAGATGAAACGTCTTGGTATTGTAAACAAGCCTATGATTATCGGATTGAAGGCAATTGTGTTTGATATTGCAAATACTTTCAGAAAGGCTTATCCCAATGCCAGAGTATTATATCCCGGTAAGAATGATTTTACACCACAGAACAGGCAGCGTATCTTTAATGACATAAAAAACAATGACTGGGATTGTATTATCCTTACGCATGAACAGTTTGGAATGATACCTCAGTCTTTGGATATTCAGCAGGCAATTCTTCAGAAGGAACTTGACAGTGTGGAAGAAAACCTGCAGGTTCTTATCGAGCAGGGTAAGGAGGTTTCACGTGCCATGCTGAAAGGTGTGGAGAAGAGAAAGATGAATCTTGAAGCTAAATTGAAAAGTATTGCAGACGATATAGCTTCAAGAAAGGATGATGTGGTGGATTTCAAACGAATGGGTATAGATCATCTGTTTGTAGATGAAAGCCATAAATTTAAAAATCTGATGTTCAACACACGTCATGACCGTGTAGCCGGACTTGGAAACTCCAATGGAAGTTTGAGGGCACTTAATATGCTGTTTGCTATCCGTACCATTCAGGAGAGGACTGGAAAAGATCTTGGTGCTACTTTCCTAAGTGGTACAACTATCAGCAATTCGCTTACGGAACTTTATCTGCTGTTCAAATATCTAAGGCCTCAGGCACTTGAAAAGCAGAATATAAACAGTTTTGATGCTTGGGCAGCTGTGTTTGCGAAGAAGACTACTGACTATGAGTTTTCTGTAACTAATGAAATTGTGCAGAAGGAACGATTCCGTCACTTTATCAAAGTTCCGGAACTGGCTGCTTTCTATGCTGAAATCTGCGACTATCGTACAGCGAAGGATATAGGTATAGACCGTCCGGAGAAGAATGAGATTCTTCATAATATTCCACCTACACCAGTTCAGGAGGAATTTATAAAAAAACTGGTGGAGTTTGCCCGTACAGGTGATGCTACTTTGTTGGGCAGAGAACCATTGTCACAAAAAGAAGAAAATGCAAAGATGCTTATTGCAACCGACTATGCACGAAAGATGTCACTTGATATGCGAATGATAGATCCGTCATACGAGGATCATGTGGACAATAAAGCCTCACACTGTGCTAAAATGATTTCAGAATATTACAAGAAATTTGATTTTGTAAAGGGTACACAGTTCGTATTTTCCGATCTTGGTACATATAAGCCTGGAGAATGGAGTGTATATTCTGAAATCAAACGTAAACTGGTAGAAGATTATGGTATCCCTTCCTCGGAGGTTCGTTTTATTCAGGAATGTAAGACTGAACAGGCTAAAAAAGCAATGATAGAGGGAATGAATAAAGGAACTATCAGAGTGCTATTCGGCTCAACAGAAATGTTGGGTACTGGAGTTAACGCACAGGAACGTGCTGTTGCGGTGCATCATCTTGACACGCCCTGGGTTCCTTCTGCTTTAGAGCAACGTGATGGCCGTGCTGTTCGTAAAGGCAACTGGGTAGCCAAACAACATGCTGACAATAAAGTTGATGTGATTGTATATGCTGTAGAGAAGTCCCTTGATTCATATAAATTCAATCTGTTACATAACAAGCAATTGTTTATCAATCAGCTAAAGACTAACAGCTTGGGTAAAAGAACCATTGATGAAGGAGGAATGGATGAACAGAATGGACTTAACTTCAGTGAATATGTGGCTATTCTTTCTGGCAACACGGATTTGTTGGAGAAAGCCAAGTTGGAAAAGAAGATTACGGCGCTTGAAAGTGAACGTAAGAGCTTTGCAAAGGAACGTGATGAAGCAAGATTCCGTTTGAATACGATTGACAAATCTATTGACTTTCATACAAGGCAGGCTAATGAAGCTAAAGCAGATATGGAGCAGTTCAACCGTCTTGCACGTAAGGATAGTGACGGTAATTTGCTTAATGACTTAAAATTGAATGGAATTGAAAACCAGGATATCAAAGTACTTGCTGCAAAGCTCCAGGAGATTTCTAATAAGGCCAGAACTAATGGTGAATATCAGCAGATCGGTGAGATTTATGGTTTTCATGTGGTCGTAAAGAGTGAAGCATCCCAAAAGGATATGTTCGATTTTGTGGATAACCGTTTTATGGTTAAGGGTATGGGAAACATATACTATACGCATAATAACGGTCATTTGGCAAATGATCCCAAATTGGCTTGCACGAACTTTCTGTCTGCTTTGGAGAAAATCCCCAAAGTAATAGAAAACCATGAGCGTGAACTTGAAAAAGTAAAACGTGACGTTGAGACTTATAAAGCCATAGCTTCAGGTGAATGGAAAAAGGAAGGTGAGCTGAGAAAACTTAAATCTGAACTTTCTGAGCTGGATCGCAAAATCAGTCTTACTATTAATAAGAATAAAGAAGAAGATAATAATGTTGGTTTAAATGTAGAAACTTCTAATCGAAAACAACAAAAAGTAATAAATGAAAAAGCAAAGATAAAAATGACGTAG
- the topB gene encoding type IA DNA topoisomerase has protein sequence MGMTCIIAEKPSVARELAAIVGADSCENGYMEGNNYIVTWAIGHLVTLAMPQQYGVEGFRKEDLPLLPEPFRLIVRQIRKDGEYINDPAAVKQLGIIKNCFNRSEKIIVATDAGREGELIFRYIYSYLNSDKPYVRLWISSLTDKAIREGLSKLRPGNEFDNLYSAGKARSEADWLVGINASRALSISAGKNGFSLGRVQTPTLSIICRRYIENKEFKSVPYWKLEAMLDKDGILWKAVSETTFERRETAQSAVKAILADNITTDGHGCLSVLKVERKAVRTEPPLLYDLTTLQKEANRKYSFSADTTLSLAQSLYEKKLITYPRTGSRYIGDDVFDEISGLIEFSKDGFGFENVVPEILSHELNRRSVDASKVTDHHALLITGNKPEQLSANEDKIYRMIMARMLEAFSEISQKDVLSVTLNGADVDFVLKAEKVTYPGWKAVLNEKEEDEDKEVEFLPDFKEGENIRISSLKETEHKTKAKPLFTEATLLSAMENAGREIEDGEVRKAMDGCGIGTPATRANIIETLLLREYIRREKKTLVPTDKGMAVYDIVKDKRIANAEMTGMWELALAKIENGENDAARFNQEIKDYTGQICTELLEASIISKDNTELLTCPVCKNNSVKIYPKVAKCTFEGCEFRIFREVCGKILTDKEVRSLITQSHTPTLKGLVSKAGKKFNAVLILKEDGSTSFEFKNNK, from the coding sequence ATGGGTATGACTTGTATTATTGCAGAAAAGCCGTCAGTTGCCAGAGAACTGGCGGCTATTGTTGGTGCAGATAGCTGTGAGAACGGATATATGGAAGGAAACAATTATATTGTTACCTGGGCTATAGGTCACCTCGTTACTCTTGCTATGCCACAACAGTATGGTGTGGAGGGATTCAGAAAAGAGGATCTTCCGTTGCTTCCTGAACCGTTCCGTCTAATTGTCCGTCAAATAAGAAAGGACGGAGAGTATATAAATGATCCGGCTGCAGTCAAGCAGCTTGGGATTATCAAGAATTGTTTCAATCGTTCTGAAAAGATTATCGTGGCTACTGATGCCGGTCGTGAGGGTGAACTCATTTTCAGATATATTTATTCCTATCTTAATTCTGACAAGCCTTATGTAAGATTATGGATAAGCAGTCTTACAGATAAGGCTATCAGGGAAGGGCTTTCAAAGCTTCGTCCTGGAAATGAATTTGACAATCTTTATAGTGCAGGTAAGGCACGCAGTGAAGCTGATTGGTTGGTTGGCATAAATGCCAGCCGTGCCTTGTCTATCTCTGCAGGTAAAAACGGATTCTCACTTGGAAGGGTTCAGACTCCTACACTTTCGATTATATGCAGAAGGTATATCGAGAACAAAGAGTTTAAGAGTGTTCCTTATTGGAAACTTGAAGCGATGCTGGATAAAGATGGTATTCTATGGAAAGCTGTATCAGAGACTACTTTCGAGAGAAGGGAAACAGCCCAGTCCGCAGTGAAAGCTATCCTTGCGGATAACATCACCACTGATGGACACGGCTGTCTTTCCGTGTTGAAGGTCGAAAGAAAGGCAGTCCGTACCGAACCACCTCTCTTATACGACCTTACCACCTTGCAGAAAGAAGCAAACAGAAAATACAGCTTTTCAGCGGATACAACGCTGTCACTTGCTCAAAGTCTGTATGAGAAGAAACTTATAACTTACCCGAGAACGGGAAGCAGATATATCGGTGATGATGTGTTTGATGAAATCAGTGGACTGATAGAGTTTTCAAAGGATGGTTTCGGTTTTGAAAATGTTGTTCCTGAGATTCTAAGCCATGAACTGAACAGACGCTCTGTAGATGCTTCAAAAGTAACTGACCATCATGCGCTATTGATTACAGGCAATAAGCCTGAACAGTTGAGTGCCAATGAGGATAAGATTTACCGTATGATAATGGCGAGAATGCTCGAAGCATTTTCTGAAATCTCACAAAAGGATGTATTGTCTGTAACATTGAATGGTGCTGATGTGGATTTTGTTCTGAAAGCGGAAAAGGTAACTTATCCAGGGTGGAAAGCTGTGCTTAATGAAAAAGAAGAGGATGAAGATAAGGAAGTTGAATTTTTGCCTGATTTTAAAGAGGGTGAAAACATTAGAATATCTTCATTGAAAGAGACGGAACATAAGACAAAGGCAAAACCTTTGTTTACTGAAGCAACTCTTCTTTCTGCAATGGAGAATGCAGGAAGAGAAATTGAGGATGGCGAGGTAAGAAAGGCTATGGACGGTTGTGGTATTGGAACTCCGGCTACAAGAGCCAATATTATAGAAACTCTGCTTCTAAGAGAATATATCAGACGTGAGAAAAAAACACTTGTTCCTACTGATAAAGGTATGGCAGTCTATGATATTGTTAAGGATAAGCGAATCGCCAATGCTGAAATGACGGGTATGTGGGAACTTGCCTTGGCAAAGATTGAGAATGGAGAGAATGATGCAGCCAGATTCAACCAGGAAATAAAGGATTATACTGGACAGATATGTACGGAGCTTTTGGAAGCGTCAATTATCTCAAAGGATAATACAGAACTGCTTACTTGTCCGGTTTGCAAGAATAATTCTGTAAAGATTTATCCCAAAGTTGCCAAATGTACTTTTGAGGGTTGTGAGTTCCGAATTTTCAGGGAGGTATGTGGTAAAATACTCACTGATAAGGAAGTGAGAAGCCTTATTACTCAAAGTCATACTCCGACACTGAAAGGGCTTGTTAGCAAAGCTGGCAAGAAGTTTAATGCCGTACTGATATTAAAGGAGGACGGTTCTACGTCATTCGAATTCAAGAACAATAAATAA